In the Hordeum vulgare subsp. vulgare chromosome 7H, MorexV3_pseudomolecules_assembly, whole genome shotgun sequence genome, one interval contains:
- the LOC123410309 gene encoding pentatricopeptide repeat-containing protein At1g19720 → MELAFPPFPSLLPKSHHLQPQPPSRSRPGRLQEPVMALAQAPPPWLALSLDEARSVHVPHHARPVQETRARPHASAARREPRFVSETKLITFHSSAGRLGAARKVFDGMGHRDLLAWSAMIGAYATRGIFDEVLALAVSMIREGVLPDRFLITRILQACAYAEDQRLGSVLHSMAIRRGFMGRVKDVPVGNSVLVMYVKCGELGRARAVFDKMRRRDLGTWNSMIFGCCRSCEWDEARRLLDDMRREGTEPGVVTWNTLISSYARSGDLDVAVDLLGQMEECGVEPDVVTWTSLVSGFVHSDRGDEALQWFIRMRVAGVEPNGMTIACAISACASLKLLRQGSELHCHAIKIGAVNNVLSGNSLVDMYAKCGEIVAAYRIFNEIPDKDIFSWNSMIAGYAQAGYCGKAYEFFCKMESYGIQRNVITWNTMISGYIRNGDDERAFELFQTMESYGMKKDTASWNILIAGSVHNGYFDRALRIFRQMQSVLIKPDYITILSIIPAFANLVAAWKVREIHACIFHHNLEMDGKIANALINAYSKSGDLAGACAVFDRHSSRNTISWNCIIVAHLLHGSPTKVVDYFFKMKQQGVLPDHATLTAVIKAYGMEGMVSEGREVFLNMDKDYNVTPDLDHYAAMVDLLGRSGRLQEAYALIDEMPLTPNLTLWESLLTSARMHGNVRLALLAATEMSMIEPNDPIIQVVVSNLQDLAGKSFDVPKVTVHGKERMFGGVESCSTEIRNMVYLFSTGDKVASEDVAAELKLMMVQTGLSMLSAGNGALEVEEEKEEVAGLHCEKLAIIAGISNSPPFRSIRIIKTARMCNHCHTFAKLVSEKYGRQILIKDPKYLHKFENGNCSCEDYW, encoded by the coding sequence ATGGAGCTCGCCTTCCCTCCCTTCCCCTCTCTTCTCCCCAAATCCCACCACCTGCAGCCCCAGCCGCCCTCCCGGTCTCGCCCTGGCCGCCTCCAAGAACCGGTCATGGCTCTCGCCCAAGCTCCGCCGCCCTGGCTGGCACTCTCGCTCGACGAGGCGAGAAGCGTCCATGTCCCTCACCACGCGCGGCCCGTCCAAGAGACGAGAGCTCGCCCGCACGCCTCCGCCGCGCGCAGGGAGCCCCGGTTCGTCTCGGAGACCAAGCTCATCACGTTCCACTCCTCCGCGGGGCGCCTGGGCgccgcccgcaaggtgttcgacggAATGGGCCACAGGGACCTGCTCGCCTGGTCGGCCATGATCGGCGCGTACGCCACCAGGGGCATCTTCGACGAGGTCCTCGCGCTCGCGGTGAGCATGATCAGGGAAGGCGTGCTCCCCGACAGGTTCCTCATCACTCGGATTCTGCAGGCGTGTGCCTACGCCGAGGATCAGAGGCTCGGGAGCGTGCTGCACTCCATGGCCATCCGGAGAGGGTTTATGGGCAGGGTAAAGGATGTGCCTGTGGGGAACTCGGTGCTGGTGATGTATGTCAAGTGTGGAGAACTGGGACGTGCGCGCGCGGTGTTTGACAAGATGAGGCGCCGGGACCTGGGCACATGGAACTCGATGATCTTCGGGTGTTGCCGGTCTTGCGAGTGGGATGAAGCACGGAGGCTTCTTGATGATATGAGGCGGGAAGGGACAGAGCCAGGGGTTGTCACATGGAACACATTGATTTCGAGCTATGCCAGGTCTGGGGATCTTGATGTGGCCGTGGACCTGCTGGGACAGATGGAAGAGTGTGGAGTGGAACCAGATGTTGTCACGTGGACAAGCCTTGTGTCAGGTTTCGTTCATAGCGATAGAGGGGATGAGGCACTTCAGTGGTTTATCCGGATGCGTGTGGCTGGAGTGGAACCAAATGGCATGAcaattgcatgtgccatctcagcTTGTGCGAGTTTGAAGTTATTGAGACAGGGAAGCGAGCTCCATTGCCATGCGATTAAGATTGGGGCTGTAAACAATGTCTTGTCAGGGAACTCCTTGGTTGACATGTATGCTAAATGTGGCGAAATTGTCGCAGCATATAGAATATTTAACGAGATACCCGACAAGGATATATTCTCCTGGAATTCAATGATTGCAGGGTATGCACAAGCGGGATACTGTGGCAAGGCATACGAATTCTTCTGTAAGATGGAGAGTTATGGTATCCAGCGCAATGTGATAACCTGGAATACAATGATATCAGGGTACATACGGAATGGGGACGATGAGAGAGCTTTTGAACTATTCCAGACCATGGAAAGTTATGGAATGAAAAAGGACACAGCTTCCTGGAACATACTCATTGCTGGTTCAGTGCATAACGGATATTTTGATAGAGCCCTAAGAATATTTCGGCAGATGCAGTCAGTTCTGATAAAGCCCGACTACATTACAATCCTAAGTATCATCCCAGCATTCGCAAATCTGGTGGCAGCGTGGAAAGTACGGGAGATCCATGCCTGTATTTTTCACCACAACTTAGAAATGGATGGGAAAATTGCAAATGCGCTTATTAATGCCTATTCAAAATCTGGTGATCTGGCTGGTGCTTGTGCTGTTTTTGATAGGCACTCGTCAAGGAATACTATTTCATGGAATTGCATCATTGTTGCACATTTGCTGCATGGGTCTCCTACTAAAGTAGTGGATTACTTCTTTAAAATGAAGCAACAAGGTGTACTGCCAGATCATGCAACTTTAACAGCTGTTATCAAGGCCTATGGTATGGAGGGTATGGTATCTGAAGGGAGAGAAGTATTTCTCAATATGGACAAAGACTATAATGTAACTCCAGATTTAGATCATTATGCAGCAATGGTAGACCTTCTTGGACGGTCTGGGAGACTGCAAGAGGCATATGCACTTATTGATGAAATGCCACTCACACCCAATTTAACACTGTGGGAGTCATTACTAACCTCAGCAAGAATGCATGGAAATGTAAGGCTGGCACTACTGGCGGCTACAGAGATGTCAATGATTGAACCCAATGATCCTATAATCCAAGTAGTGGTTTCTAATCTGCAGGATCTTGCTGGAAAATCTTTTGATGTGCCAAAGGTGACAGTACACGGCAAGGAAAGAATGTTCGGTGGGGTTGAGAGTTGTTCAACAGAAATCAGAAATATGGTATATTTATTCTCAACTGGTGATAAGGTTGCCTCGGAGGATGTAGCAGCTGAATTAAAATTGATGATGGTTCAGACAGGACTTTCTATGCTTAGCGCTGGTAATGGAGCtctagaagttgaagaagaaaaggaagaagttgCGGGACTCCATTGCGAGAAATTAGCAATTATTGCTGGGATTTCTAATTCCCCTCCTTTCAGAAGCATACGGATAATCAAAACTGCAAGGATGTGTAACCATTGTCACACCTTCGCTAAGTTAGTTTCGGAGAAGTATGGGCGTCAGATACTGATCAAGGATCCGAAGTATTTGCACAAGTTTGAGAATGGAAATTGCTCTTGTGAAGATTATTGGTAA
- the LOC123410311 gene encoding general transcription factor IIE subunit 1-like, protein MTSVNPFNRLVRLAARAFYDDLPPETAAGGGQQHAHGTAVVVLDALTRRNGQWVREDDLAASLRMQPKPLRRLLRYLEEDKIVSRDHQKEPVPVPAKPAADEGDVEKERVKLHLKSYCCLDYAQACDAVRYRIHRMRKRIRDELTADSRATVQHYLCPDCGRRYSAFDALRLISDDYEIFRCERCSGELVVEKAATIAADEDRDGGGDGDGSRARKRRRLEKLQGMQRRMDEQLEPLQAQIERVEGLAAPEFMSLRSWQKENNVAAAAAAAAAPCRRDTEVELGVLLHDADQSGTNSEPKIFPPWMARQGMDLAGGKALSDEESEGEDDKKMNSNEEEEEEEKRILGQEYAKAFYEALMQQHEQQQAANVKNEDEQQLGTNVKHEDDEDEIEWEEG, encoded by the coding sequence ATGACCTCCGTCAACCCTTTCAACCGGCTGGTGAGGCTGGCGGCGCGCGCTTTCTACGACGACCTGCCCCCGGAGACGGCCGCCGGCGGCGGCCAGCAACACGCGCATGGCACGGCCGTCGTCGTCCTCGACGCGCTCACCAGACGGAACGGGCAGTGGGtccgcgaggacgacctcgccgcgtcGCTACGGATGCAGCCCAAGCCGCTTCGCCGCCTGCTCCGCTACCTCGAGGAGGATAAGATAGTGTCTAGGGACCACCAGAAGGAGCCGGTGCCGGTGCCGGCCAAACCAGCCGCCGACGAGGGCGACGTCGAGAAGGAGAGGGTGAAGCTGCACCTCAAGTCCTACTGCTGCCTGGACTACGCGCAGGCCTGCGACGCCGTCAGGTACCGGATCCACCGCATGAGGAAGAGGATCAGGGACGAGCTGACGGCGGACAGCAGGGCCACGGTGCAGCACTACCTGTGCCCCGACTGCGGGAGGCGGTACTCGGCGTTCGACGCCCTCAGGCTCATCTCCGACGACTACGAGATCTTCCGCTGCGAGCGTTGCAGCGGCGAGCTGGTCGTGGAGAAGGCCGCCACGATCGCGGCCGACGAGGACAGGGACGGCGGCGGAGATGGCGATGGCAGCCGCGCACGGAAGCGTAGGCGGCTCGAGAAGCTGCAGGGCATGCAGCGGAGGATGGACGAGCAGCTGGAGCCGTTGCAGGCGCAGATCGAGAGGGTGGAGGGCCTGGCCGCTCCGGAGTTCATGAGCCTGCGGTCATGGCAGAAAGAGAACAATGTTGCtgcagctgcagcagcagctgcagctCCATGCCGCCGGGAcacggaggtcgagcttggagtccTGCTGCATGATGCAGATCAGTCTGGCACGAATTCAGAACCGAAAATCTTTCCTCCATGGATGGCAAGACAAGGCATGGATCTTGCCGGTGGGAAAGCGTTATCGGACGAAGAGTCGGAAGGCGAGGATGATAAGAAGATGAACtcaaacgaagaagaagaagaagaagaaaagcgaATACTGGGACAGGAATATGCCAAGGCTTTTTATGAAGCCCTTATGCAACAACACGAACAGCAGCAGGCCGCAAATGTCAAAAACGAGGACGAACAACAGCTGGGCACAAATGTCAAACACGAGGACGATGAAGATGAGATTGAGTGGGAAGAGGGCTAA